The Hyphomonas sediminis genome contains a region encoding:
- a CDS encoding TonB-dependent receptor: MSGVALSALIAGPALADPVEFTVPAGTLSKALTDFSRQSDREILVSADLVAGKQSVGLNGTFEPEDALTALISNAGLSYRVTSSDVFLIDASAVQETTAEPDVTEESSIQAEPVVQTASAASEERREQTIVVVGSHIQGARTTEALPVTLIGEEQLAAIGADSGDDLFRAIPQMGDVTFNSGYLPQSSNAARGDVGSVNLRNLGVGNTLVLLNGRRVVLHPTSRANENLVPVLTYNTNAIPTAGVRRIEVLRDGAAAIYGADAVAGVVNTVLREVKDGGDLTVQYGGAEGTDLRQLDVNGTFGTDFADGRGNVSLFLGYTGRSELSSTDQSWTATADRRGFFTGTDFENVGTLDRRSTISPWGNFAAIGTGTIRQNGTALSTSGGAFSIIPSTNANCLVEISDGACLRSGNRATTGNDRNTRYDTNAVGSYLMPEVERINLFSTYRYEMPSGIETFGELGYYFAETTSLQQSPTILSAARITVPSTNYWNPFGPEFFEDGTPNPNRLPGLNISPDGADVTLTSYRFADFGLSNVNVENHQFRFLTGLRGEVAGFDWESAFLYSRASVTDAQDGVSSTRLQEALSWSTPDAYNPFNGGNPLDPSGLDTSLSNVAALDYARIQTERYSRTSLAQIDVKFSRPDLFTLPGGDVGMATGLELRRDMQLDDRDPHVDGTFTFTDSVTGIVSPSDLVGTSDTPDTKGSRTVGSAYVEFAVPLVSPEMNIPLMQSLEMQAAARYENYSDFGDIAKPKVAMSWTVVDGLRFRGSWAQSFRAPNLEQLNATIVSRSNTRTDWVRCAADQINNLITDFTECMGYGYATTGRRSGNPNLKAETADTWTIGTVLQPRILPDDVGSVTFTADLWNVEQEGLIGIYGEGNALILDYLLRTQGSSNPDVVRADPTADEIAAFAGTGLDPVGRVLYVNDSYRNLQPQTVKGLDLSASLALHETPIGRFNFDVNVAHLLKYERAPSPDIQVLLDARANGDIDIGTIIPEGGDLLRQNGSPRWKWNASMTWQPTDAITIGAYTQYTGYFWDTSVVNSAGENWRVDDQQTVNLYGQYEFDEGFARNTRVRLGVRNIGNELPPLDSSTTGYNGALYQPYGRYWYASVRKSF; encoded by the coding sequence ATGAGCGGCGTTGCTCTCTCCGCGCTGATCGCCGGGCCCGCACTGGCAGACCCAGTGGAGTTCACAGTTCCGGCAGGCACGCTTTCCAAGGCGCTGACGGATTTTTCCCGGCAAAGCGACCGCGAAATTCTGGTGTCCGCCGACCTGGTGGCCGGCAAGCAATCGGTTGGCCTCAATGGCACATTTGAGCCGGAAGACGCCCTCACCGCGCTGATCTCCAACGCCGGCCTCAGCTATCGCGTCACCTCTTCCGACGTGTTCCTGATCGACGCCTCCGCCGTTCAGGAAACCACAGCCGAACCGGATGTGACAGAAGAGAGCAGCATTCAGGCTGAGCCCGTTGTGCAAACCGCCTCTGCAGCTTCCGAAGAGCGCCGTGAGCAAACAATCGTCGTGGTCGGCTCCCACATCCAGGGCGCCCGCACGACCGAAGCGCTTCCCGTGACGCTGATCGGCGAAGAACAACTGGCCGCCATCGGCGCCGATTCCGGCGACGACCTGTTCCGCGCCATTCCGCAAATGGGCGACGTGACCTTCAATAGCGGCTACCTGCCCCAGTCCAGCAATGCCGCACGCGGCGATGTCGGCTCGGTCAACCTCCGCAACCTGGGCGTCGGCAACACGCTGGTACTGCTGAACGGCCGCCGCGTTGTGCTGCACCCGACTTCACGCGCCAACGAAAACCTCGTTCCGGTGCTGACCTACAACACCAACGCCATTCCGACCGCCGGCGTCCGCCGCATCGAAGTGCTGCGGGATGGCGCCGCCGCTATCTACGGCGCTGACGCCGTTGCCGGCGTGGTCAACACCGTTCTGCGCGAAGTGAAGGATGGCGGCGACCTCACCGTTCAGTATGGCGGCGCGGAAGGCACCGACCTGCGCCAGCTCGACGTGAACGGCACCTTCGGCACCGACTTTGCCGATGGACGTGGCAACGTCTCGCTTTTCCTTGGCTATACGGGCCGCTCCGAGCTTTCATCGACGGACCAGAGCTGGACTGCAACGGCCGACCGCCGCGGCTTCTTCACCGGCACCGACTTTGAGAATGTCGGCACACTCGACCGCAGAAGCACAATCAGCCCCTGGGGCAACTTTGCAGCGATCGGCACGGGCACCATTCGCCAGAACGGCACTGCACTGAGCACTTCGGGCGGCGCTTTCTCGATCATTCCCTCGACGAATGCGAACTGCCTTGTCGAAATTTCGGACGGGGCCTGCCTGCGCTCGGGCAACCGCGCGACGACCGGCAATGATCGCAACACCCGCTATGACACCAATGCCGTCGGCTCCTACCTCATGCCGGAAGTGGAGCGGATCAACCTGTTCTCCACCTACCGCTATGAAATGCCCAGCGGCATCGAGACGTTCGGCGAACTCGGCTACTATTTCGCCGAGACCACCTCGCTGCAACAATCGCCGACCATTCTCAGCGCGGCCCGTATTACTGTTCCGTCGACGAACTACTGGAACCCTTTCGGCCCGGAGTTCTTTGAAGACGGCACGCCCAACCCGAACCGTCTGCCAGGCCTGAATATCTCGCCGGACGGCGCTGACGTTACCTTGACGAGCTATCGCTTCGCGGATTTCGGCCTGTCGAACGTGAATGTTGAAAACCACCAGTTCCGTTTCCTGACGGGTCTGCGCGGTGAAGTCGCCGGTTTCGACTGGGAAAGCGCCTTCCTCTATTCGCGCGCCAGCGTGACCGACGCCCAGGATGGCGTGTCTTCCACGCGCCTGCAGGAAGCCCTCTCCTGGTCGACGCCGGACGCCTACAACCCGTTCAATGGCGGCAACCCGCTAGACCCTTCGGGCCTGGACACATCGCTCTCCAATGTCGCGGCGCTCGACTATGCGCGGATCCAGACGGAGCGGTATTCGCGCACCTCGCTGGCTCAGATCGACGTGAAATTCTCGCGTCCCGACCTCTTCACCCTGCCGGGCGGCGATGTTGGCATGGCAACCGGCCTGGAACTGCGCCGCGACATGCAACTCGACGATCGTGACCCGCATGTTGACGGCACCTTCACCTTCACCGACAGCGTGACCGGCATTGTGTCCCCCAGCGATCTGGTCGGCACCAGCGATACGCCGGACACCAAAGGTTCGCGTACGGTCGGCTCGGCATATGTCGAGTTCGCTGTGCCGCTGGTTTCGCCTGAAATGAATATTCCGCTGATGCAGAGCCTCGAAATGCAGGCCGCTGCCCGGTATGAGAACTATTCCGATTTCGGTGACATTGCGAAGCCGAAGGTGGCCATGTCCTGGACTGTAGTCGACGGCCTGCGTTTCCGCGGCTCGTGGGCGCAATCCTTCCGCGCGCCCAACCTCGAACAGCTGAACGCGACAATCGTGTCCCGCTCCAACACCCGGACCGACTGGGTGCGCTGCGCCGCAGACCAGATCAACAATCTGATCACGGACTTCACCGAGTGCATGGGCTATGGCTATGCCACGACTGGCCGCCGTTCGGGCAACCCCAACCTCAAGGCGGAAACCGCTGATACCTGGACCATCGGCACAGTTCTCCAGCCGCGCATCCTGCCGGACGATGTCGGCTCGGTGACCTTTACCGCTGACCTGTGGAACGTTGAACAGGAAGGCCTGATCGGCATCTACGGCGAAGGCAATGCCCTGATCCTCGACTACCTGCTTCGCACGCAGGGCTCGAGCAATCCGGACGTTGTACGCGCAGATCCGACGGCGGACGAGATTGCCGCTTTCGCGGGCACGGGCCTCGATCCGGTTGGCCGGGTGCTGTATGTCAACGACTCCTACCGGAACCTGCAACCGCAGACCGTGAAGGGTCTCGACCTCTCCGCATCGCTCGCGCTCCACGAAACGCCCATCGGTCGCTTTAACTTCGATGTGAACGTTGCTCACCTGCTGAAGTATGAGCGCGCGCCTTCGCCGGATATCCAGGTGCTTCTGGATGCCCGCGCCAATGGCGACATCGATATCGGGACGATCATTCCGGAAGGCGGCGACCTGCTGCGCCAGAATGGTTCCCCGCGCTGGAAGTGGAATGCCTCGATGACCTGGCAGCCCACCGATGCGATCACGATTGGCGCGTACACTCAGTACACCGGCTATTTCTGGGACACCTCGGTCGTCAACTCCGCTGGCGAAAACTGGCGCGTGGACGACCAGCAAACGGTCAACCTCTACGGCCAGTACGAGTTCGATGAAGGCTTTGCGCGGAACACCCGCGTGCGCCTCGGCGTCCGGAACATCGGCAATGAACTGCCGCCGCTGGACTCCAGCACGACGGGCTATAACGGCGCCCTGTACCAGCCTTATGGCCGCTACTGGTACGCCAGCGTTCGCAAGAGCTTCTGA
- a CDS encoding D-amino acid dehydrogenase, whose protein sequence is MKVVILGAGVVGVTTAYYAACDGHDVTVIDRMSGPALETSFANAGEISPGYAAPWASPDVPKKALKWLFMEHAPLIVQFHKINPAMVAWGLGMLRNCTPARYAENKSQMVRLATYSRDMLRDLRAAEGIAYDHRTQGTLQLFRTQKQYDAAARDIEVLKAGGIDFELLDLAGCHGVEPGLAHASDPLVGGLRLPGDETGDCFKFTNALAAIAEAKGVKFRWNTSVDALSESGGVVSARIAGERVEADAFVLACGSWSPLLARQVGVHLPVYPVKGYSITMPVTEDALAPQSTLLDETFKVATTRLGDRVRVGGMAELAGFDRSLNPKRQRTLERSVFSLFPDLAKTEERAFWCGHRPMTPNSVPFVGRSKLKNLWLNTGHGTLGWTMSCGSARIVADGLSGKTPQVSLER, encoded by the coding sequence ATGAAAGTCGTCATCCTCGGCGCAGGCGTTGTCGGTGTCACCACCGCTTACTATGCCGCCTGTGACGGTCATGATGTAACGGTCATCGACCGGATGTCCGGCCCCGCGCTGGAAACGAGCTTTGCCAATGCCGGCGAGATTTCCCCCGGATACGCGGCGCCCTGGGCCTCCCCGGATGTGCCCAAGAAGGCGCTGAAATGGCTGTTCATGGAACATGCCCCACTGATCGTTCAGTTCCACAAGATCAACCCAGCCATGGTCGCCTGGGGGCTCGGCATGCTGCGCAACTGCACGCCCGCGCGCTACGCCGAAAACAAGTCCCAGATGGTGCGCCTGGCCACCTACAGCCGCGATATGCTGCGCGATTTGCGCGCCGCCGAAGGCATCGCCTATGATCACCGCACGCAGGGCACGCTCCAGCTCTTCCGTACGCAGAAGCAATACGATGCTGCCGCCCGCGACATTGAAGTCCTAAAGGCAGGTGGCATCGACTTTGAACTGCTGGACCTCGCAGGCTGTCATGGCGTCGAGCCGGGCCTCGCCCATGCGTCCGATCCGCTCGTCGGCGGCCTTCGCTTGCCGGGCGACGAGACAGGGGATTGCTTCAAGTTCACCAACGCGCTCGCGGCAATTGCCGAAGCGAAAGGCGTCAAGTTCCGCTGGAACACCTCGGTTGATGCGCTTTCCGAAAGTGGCGGCGTCGTCAGCGCGCGCATCGCTGGCGAGCGTGTGGAGGCAGACGCCTTCGTACTCGCCTGCGGCAGCTGGTCTCCGCTGCTTGCGCGTCAGGTCGGCGTCCACCTGCCGGTCTATCCGGTGAAGGGCTACTCCATCACGATGCCGGTCACCGAAGACGCGCTGGCGCCGCAATCGACCCTGCTGGACGAAACCTTCAAGGTTGCCACGACGCGCCTCGGAGACCGCGTCCGTGTCGGCGGCATGGCAGAGCTTGCCGGCTTTGACCGCAGCCTCAACCCCAAGCGCCAACGCACGCTGGAACGCTCCGTGTTCAGCCTGTTCCCGGATCTTGCGAAGACCGAAGAGCGTGCCTTCTGGTGCGGCCACCGCCCGATGACGCCCAACAGCGTGCCCTTCGTTGGCCGCTCGAAGCTGAAGAATCTCTGGCTGAATACAGGCCACGGTACGCTTGGCTGGACGATGTCCTGCGGCTCGGCCCGTATCGTTGCAGACGGTCTCTCGGGCAAGACGCCCCAGGTCAGTCTCGAGCGCTGA
- a CDS encoding aminotransferase class III-fold pyridoxal phosphate-dependent enzyme gives MWTNSADKALRERAEAVIPGGMYGHQSVRLLPDDYPQFFDRASGAYMWDADGNRYIDYLCGYGPNLFGYGHESIDTAYIAQLKKGDTMTGPAGVMVELAEQMTSMVTHADWAMFCKNGTDATTMAMMVARNYTRRKTIVLAKGAYHGAAPWCTPVKFGTTPNDRANQIFYTYNDVESLEAAVKNAGDDLAAIFASPIKHDTFVDQEDPSPEYARRARELCDEAGALLIVDDVRAGFRLARDSSWSRVGIQPDLSSWGKAIANGHPISALLGSEKARMAATKIYVTGSFWFSAAPMAAAIETLKLIRETDYLERTQALGQRLRTGLDEAASRHGFALRQTGPAELPLVMFQDDPGYSKGYAWNDALMKRGVYFHPWHNMFICAAMTEADIDHTLQVADEAFRVVRDAGTLPPVEKLAVLGLIPEGH, from the coding sequence ATGTGGACGAATTCGGCAGACAAGGCTTTGCGCGAGCGGGCAGAGGCAGTGATCCCCGGTGGCATGTATGGCCACCAGTCTGTGCGCCTCCTGCCGGATGACTATCCTCAGTTCTTCGACCGTGCCTCGGGCGCCTATATGTGGGACGCCGATGGCAACCGCTATATCGACTATCTGTGCGGATACGGACCGAATCTATTCGGTTATGGCCATGAGAGCATCGACACGGCCTACATCGCCCAGCTTAAGAAGGGCGACACGATGACCGGCCCTGCCGGCGTCATGGTGGAGCTTGCCGAGCAGATGACCTCGATGGTCACCCATGCCGACTGGGCGATGTTCTGCAAGAACGGCACTGATGCCACCACCATGGCGATGATGGTTGCCCGCAACTACACCAGGCGCAAGACGATCGTTCTGGCCAAGGGCGCCTATCATGGCGCCGCGCCCTGGTGCACGCCAGTCAAGTTCGGCACCACGCCGAATGATCGCGCCAACCAGATATTCTACACCTACAATGACGTGGAAAGCCTTGAGGCAGCAGTGAAAAACGCTGGCGACGACCTCGCCGCCATCTTCGCGTCGCCAATCAAGCACGACACCTTCGTCGATCAGGAAGATCCGTCACCGGAATATGCCCGCCGCGCGCGCGAGCTGTGCGACGAAGCTGGCGCCCTGCTGATCGTCGACGATGTCCGCGCAGGCTTCCGCCTCGCCCGCGACAGCAGCTGGTCCCGCGTCGGCATCCAGCCGGACCTCTCCAGCTGGGGCAAGGCCATCGCCAACGGCCACCCAATCTCGGCGCTGCTCGGCTCTGAGAAGGCCCGCATGGCCGCGACCAAGATCTATGTCACTGGTTCTTTCTGGTTCTCGGCGGCGCCGATGGCGGCTGCCATCGAAACTCTGAAGCTGATCCGCGAAACGGACTATCTGGAACGTACGCAGGCCCTCGGCCAGCGCCTGCGCACCGGGCTTGATGAGGCTGCTAGCCGTCACGGCTTTGCCCTGCGCCAGACCGGCCCGGCGGAACTTCCACTCGTCATGTTCCAGGATGATCCGGGCTATTCCAAAGGCTATGCGTGGAACGACGCGCTGATGAAACGCGGTGTCTACTTCCACCCCTGGCACAACATGTTCATCTGCGCCGCGATGACCGAGGCTGACATCGACCACACCCTTCAGGTTGCCGATGAGGCCTTCAGGGTCGTGCGCGATGCCGGAACCCTTCCGCCGGTCGAGAAGCTCGCAGTTCTGGGTCTGATCCCGGAGGGACACTGA
- a CDS encoding YgaP family membrane protein: protein MNLDRAVLAFAGIMVLASVALGYYVSPYWFLLTAFAGLNMLQASITGFCPAALIFKALGVKQGCAFK from the coding sequence ATGAATCTTGATCGTGCTGTTCTCGCCTTTGCCGGCATCATGGTGCTGGCGAGCGTTGCGCTGGGCTATTACGTGTCGCCCTACTGGTTCCTGCTGACGGCTTTTGCCGGCCTGAACATGCTGCAGGCATCCATCACCGGCTTCTGTCCGGCGGCGCTGATCTTCAAAGCGCTGGGTGTCAAGCAAGGCTGCGCCTTCAAGTAG
- a CDS encoding TetR/AcrR family transcriptional regulator has protein sequence MAIKPLEASPKIMSTPAADTGRREQAKAERREKIMRAARDMIRETGDMNLSMRELARRAEVSVATSYNLFGSKRAVMLAVLEDERDFLQRYQKLQVSNAIDRIFEAHALGYQYFVQDPDFYRPLWRALLSATTNDDSGLMSPERQAQTRAAWHALLTAAQDEKLLSQEMSAEVLERMLSHLAGGTLLSWSSGGVETEDLMASVGLGYALILSACATNEGRGLLDAKIAAYQATLGKGKKIGASRE, from the coding sequence ATGGCGATCAAACCTCTGGAGGCTTCCCCGAAGATCATGTCCACGCCCGCCGCCGACACCGGACGCCGCGAACAGGCGAAGGCGGAACGCCGCGAGAAGATCATGCGGGCGGCGCGCGACATGATCCGCGAGACCGGCGACATGAACCTATCCATGCGGGAACTGGCACGGCGCGCGGAAGTGAGCGTGGCAACTTCCTACAACCTGTTCGGCTCGAAACGCGCGGTGATGCTGGCAGTTCTGGAGGACGAGCGCGACTTTCTGCAGCGGTACCAGAAGCTGCAGGTGTCGAATGCGATCGACCGCATCTTTGAGGCCCATGCGCTGGGATACCAATACTTCGTTCAGGACCCGGACTTTTACCGGCCACTGTGGCGCGCCTTGCTGAGCGCAACAACCAATGACGATTCCGGCCTGATGAGCCCGGAGCGGCAGGCGCAGACGCGCGCCGCCTGGCACGCCCTGCTGACGGCGGCGCAGGATGAAAAGCTGCTCTCACAGGAGATGAGCGCCGAAGTGCTTGAGCGGATGCTATCGCACCTCGCAGGCGGCACCCTGCTGTCATGGTCGAGCGGAGGCGTGGAAACCGAAGACCTTATGGCGTCGGTGGGGCTTGGCTACGCGCTTATCCTATCGGCCTGCGCGACGAATGAAGGGCGCGGACTGCTGGACGCCAAGATTGCGGCCTATCAGGCGACACTGGGCAAAGGAAAGAAGATCGGCGCTTCACGGGAGTGA
- a CDS encoding FecR family protein: MTDKGYDNQSAIEAAAASWDARLRNPDCSDAERARFRAWCDEAPAHREAFDRLQRAVVAMRSVAHHPEMRALRDAALSERKDLRRGRMALAAASILIAAVCAPLALHQFGNSTGQGGTDADAAVLYATAIGQRTGITLDDGSVITLNTDSQVSVDYSGTDRLITLLKGQAMFEVAKDPSRPFMVTAGNKRVVALGTTFDVRLNNSAVEVILLEGKVAVEAVSKAKNTVPVSLAQMTSGERLVSSPATPMPNVTQIDADKATSWRDGYVTFEDTPLSEALVEMNRYSAVQISGEAADLDELRITGVFRAGQQARFADTLQSYFPIEATRSGNKIVLKMSHPL, translated from the coding sequence ATGACAGACAAGGGATACGACAATCAGTCCGCGATAGAAGCGGCAGCAGCAAGCTGGGATGCCCGGCTGCGCAATCCCGACTGCAGTGATGCAGAGCGCGCGCGTTTTCGTGCCTGGTGCGACGAGGCCCCGGCACACCGGGAGGCATTCGACCGGCTGCAACGCGCCGTCGTTGCGATGCGCTCTGTGGCGCACCATCCGGAAATGCGCGCCCTGCGCGACGCGGCCCTCAGCGAACGAAAAGACCTGCGGCGCGGACGCATGGCGCTTGCCGCAGCCAGCATCCTGATTGCCGCCGTTTGTGCGCCCCTCGCCCTGCACCAGTTTGGCAACTCCACCGGACAAGGCGGCACAGATGCCGATGCGGCAGTGCTTTACGCCACCGCCATTGGACAGCGCACCGGCATCACGCTGGACGACGGCTCTGTCATCACCCTCAACACCGACAGCCAGGTTTCCGTAGATTATTCCGGCACCGATCGCCTGATCACCCTGCTGAAGGGACAAGCGATGTTCGAAGTGGCCAAAGACCCCTCGCGCCCCTTCATGGTAACCGCCGGCAACAAGCGTGTGGTTGCCCTTGGCACGACCTTCGACGTGCGCCTCAACAATTCGGCCGTCGAAGTTATCCTGTTGGAAGGCAAGGTTGCTGTTGAAGCGGTGAGCAAGGCAAAGAACACCGTGCCGGTTTCGCTGGCGCAGATGACATCCGGCGAGCGGCTGGTTTCCTCGCCGGCCACGCCCATGCCGAATGTGACACAGATTGACGCCGACAAGGCGACGAGCTGGCGCGATGGCTATGTCACTTTTGAAGACACGCCACTGAGCGAAGCCCTTGTGGAAATGAACCGCTACTCCGCGGTGCAGATCTCCGGGGAGGCGGCCGATTTGGACGAACTGCGGATCACCGGCGTGTTCCGCGCAGGGCAGCAGGCCCGCTTTGCAGACACCCTGCAGAGCTATTTCCCGATCGAGGCGACGCGGTCGGGTAACAAGATCGTGCTAAAAATGTCACATCCGCTCTAG
- a CDS encoding TetR/AcrR family transcriptional regulator has translation MSSAKKPSARKAAEPPPQVVTTTKQQPQQARAQDTFELILETAGHLLDEVGLERLSTNLVCRRAGLSPPALYRYFPNKYAILRELGDRLMALQDQAVLDWIGEGGMNTRTIEDAIESNIRLQERVNDITRQFPGNIFVLRALRAIPLLREVRLASSDMVAERIADGMIQNGHKASRERLIASARLTTELAYSAMEMVLEEPDRDTRQILTDVSRMIALHYAGLNG, from the coding sequence ATGAGCAGTGCGAAAAAGCCGTCTGCCAGGAAAGCCGCTGAGCCCCCGCCCCAGGTCGTTACGACCACAAAGCAGCAGCCACAGCAGGCACGGGCGCAGGATACGTTCGAGCTGATTCTCGAAACGGCAGGCCATCTGCTGGACGAAGTCGGCCTTGAGCGCCTGTCCACGAATCTCGTCTGCCGACGCGCGGGCCTGTCGCCGCCTGCCCTTTATCGTTACTTCCCGAACAAGTATGCCATCCTGCGAGAACTTGGCGACCGCCTGATGGCGCTGCAGGATCAGGCTGTGCTCGACTGGATCGGCGAAGGCGGGATGAACACGCGCACGATTGAGGACGCAATCGAGAGCAATATACGGCTTCAGGAACGCGTGAACGATATTACGCGCCAGTTTCCCGGGAACATCTTTGTACTGCGCGCCTTGCGCGCTATCCCACTGCTGCGCGAAGTGCGCCTTGCTTCAAGCGACATGGTGGCCGAGCGGATTGCCGACGGCATGATCCAGAACGGCCACAAGGCTTCGCGCGAGCGCCTGATTGCCAGCGCGCGCCTGACAACGGAACTCGCCTACAGCGCCATGGAAATGGTGCTGGAGGAACCTGACCGCGACACGCGCCAGATCCTCACCGATGTTTCCCGAATGATCGCCCTGCACTATGCCGGACTTAACGGCTGA
- a CDS encoding amidohydrolase family protein gives MPLKKEKSVLRLFSVLLLATVCLIGQQFAFAKPGQVTAITNVEVFDATGAAPWKGTVLIRDGRIIEAGPKVKTPRGAKVIKGEGRALLPGFYDVHTHWGPRATPSALPHVSAAYLAAGVTTVLDFHQPPEAFQPRREWLEAVPSPHVNLVARMSTPGGHGADWSDQSTTKWVSTPESAERAVQELLPYKPDYIKVFSDGWRYGMSPEETSMNEETLSALADEAHENNIRILTHTVTSMRGALAARAGVDIIAHSLQDRALTAEEAAEIAASGVFYAPTLAIYEPRRPGAPELDMESAAVRQRVWKYGIAEENLRTLFAAGVPVALGTDAGIGGLVHGDATLREIELFVAAGLSPTDALIAATATSARALGLAEDRGQIAAGQRADLVLIKGKPWETISDVRNISLTLVDGVVLYDAAKPPAALPAMPAPRAAAALIDDFERADGRTSVDSLPVTDLDFGMERSVITYARRPREEGDHVLTVTAQMARKDKPMAGVIFPLSRGSVVPVDATAYAGVTAELFGSGDYTLRILSLNGNWEAKVTAGEGWNRFEVPFTDFAFAGNPESAPAWSGDDLLQVGIMINREGGESAWFEVDNIGFYPAQ, from the coding sequence ATGCCCCTGAAAAAGGAGAAATCTGTGCTGCGCCTCTTTAGTGTTCTGCTTCTCGCGACTGTCTGCCTCATCGGGCAGCAGTTTGCCTTCGCCAAGCCCGGCCAGGTGACGGCCATCACCAATGTCGAGGTGTTCGACGCCACCGGCGCGGCGCCCTGGAAGGGCACGGTCCTGATTCGGGATGGCCGTATCATCGAGGCTGGCCCGAAGGTGAAAACGCCGCGCGGCGCCAAGGTCATCAAGGGTGAGGGCAGGGCGCTCCTGCCGGGTTTCTATGATGTGCACACGCATTGGGGGCCGCGCGCCACGCCGTCTGCGCTGCCGCATGTCTCCGCCGCTTACCTCGCTGCAGGCGTCACGACAGTTCTCGATTTCCATCAGCCTCCGGAGGCATTTCAGCCGCGCCGTGAATGGCTCGAAGCTGTGCCCTCGCCGCACGTCAATCTCGTCGCCCGGATGAGCACGCCCGGCGGCCATGGCGCTGACTGGAGCGACCAATCGACGACGAAATGGGTGTCCACTCCGGAGTCCGCAGAACGCGCCGTGCAGGAACTGCTCCCCTACAAGCCCGACTATATCAAGGTTTTCTCCGATGGCTGGCGCTATGGCATGTCGCCGGAAGAAACCAGCATGAACGAGGAAACCCTCAGCGCGCTTGCCGACGAGGCGCATGAGAACAACATCCGCATCCTCACGCACACGGTCACCTCGATGCGCGGCGCGCTCGCCGCCCGCGCCGGCGTGGACATCATCGCCCACAGCCTTCAGGACCGCGCGCTGACCGCTGAGGAAGCCGCCGAGATCGCCGCCTCCGGCGTCTTCTACGCGCCCACCCTTGCCATTTACGAGCCCCGCCGCCCCGGCGCGCCCGAACTCGACATGGAAAGCGCCGCCGTGCGCCAGCGCGTCTGGAAATATGGCATCGCGGAAGAAAACCTCCGTACCCTGTTCGCAGCCGGCGTCCCCGTGGCCCTCGGCACAGACGCCGGTATCGGCGGCCTCGTCCATGGTGATGCGACCCTCCGCGAAATCGAACTGTTCGTCGCCGCCGGCCTTTCGCCGACCGACGCGCTGATCGCCGCGACCGCCACCAGCGCCCGCGCGCTCGGCCTCGCCGAAGATCGCGGCCAGATTGCCGCCGGCCAGCGGGCAGACCTCGTACTCATCAAGGGCAAGCCGTGGGAGACGATCAGCGATGTGCGCAACATCTCGCTGACGCTGGTGGACGGCGTGGTCCTCTACGACGCCGCCAAGCCGCCTGCGGCGCTTCCTGCGATGCCTGCGCCGCGCGCCGCCGCCGCCCTGATCGACGATTTCGAGCGCGCCGATGGCCGTACCTCTGTCGACAGCCTGCCGGTTACCGATCTCGACTTCGGCATGGAGCGTTCGGTCATCACCTATGCTCGCCGCCCGCGCGAGGAAGGCGATCACGTCCTCACCGTCACCGCGCAGATGGCCCGTAAGGACAAACCCATGGCCGGTGTCATCTTCCCGCTCAGCCGCGGCTCGGTCGTCCCTGTCGATGCAACCGCGTATGCTGGCGTCACTGCGGAACTGTTCGGCAGCGGTGACTACACGCTCCGCATTCTGTCGCTGAATGGCAACTGGGAAGCAAAGGTCACGGCCGGTGAAGGCTGGAACCGCTTTGAAGTGCCGTTCACGGACTTTGCATTCGCAGGCAACCCGGAGTCCGCCCCTGCATGGTCGGGTGACGACCTTCTCCAGGTTGGCATCATGATCAACCGGGAAGGGGGCGAGTCTGCCTGGTTCGAAGTCGACAATATCGGCTTCTATCCGGCCCAGTAG
- a CDS encoding RNA polymerase sigma factor, with protein MSFQSRKNPGQKQAALDLDMLARRYGRALRNYFQKRAPASLDPEDLVQEVFAKIARRADTSDVVAVEPYLFRTANSVLIDSLRRAEARGGNAHETFEEDVHGLADSDPERVLIGKEGVERLISALYELPGPVRQAFALYHFEQMRHAEIAKRLGISISTIEKYMARANTHILAKVDFGNRS; from the coding sequence ATGAGTTTTCAATCGCGCAAAAATCCGGGGCAGAAACAGGCTGCCCTCGATCTGGACATGCTGGCGCGCCGGTATGGTCGCGCCTTGCGCAACTATTTCCAGAAACGCGCCCCGGCCTCGCTGGACCCGGAAGACCTGGTGCAGGAGGTTTTTGCCAAGATCGCCCGCCGCGCCGACACCAGCGACGTGGTTGCCGTGGAGCCTTACCTCTTCCGGACGGCCAACAGCGTTCTGATCGACAGCCTGCGCCGCGCCGAGGCGCGCGGCGGCAATGCGCATGAAACTTTTGAAGAAGATGTGCACGGGCTGGCGGATTCTGATCCGGAACGCGTCTTGATAGGTAAGGAAGGAGTCGAGCGCCTGATTTCTGCGCTCTATGAGCTGCCTGGACCTGTGCGCCAGGCATTTGCACTTTATCATTTTGAACAGATGCGCCACGCAGAAATTGCAAAGCGCCTTGGAATTTCCATCAGTACAATTGAGAAATATATGGCACGCGCTAACACACACATTCTCGCAAAAGTGGACTTCGGCAACCGGTCTTGA